The following DNA comes from Geobacter sp..
CGGATGGCCTGGCAACTGGGGCGGGAGATGGGAGCAGGCGGCAGCAGATAGGCCGTGGCAAACAGCGCTCCTCGTAACAGTGCGCCGAAGTAGGTTTTTGTCGTATGGCCTGTCGTAAAATAGACTGTATTGCAATGCAGGAGAGGTCTAGGAGATTTCGCGGCTTTATTGTACTGATAGTATGCCGATGAAGATTGATGGGGTGCTGAGTTACGGGATGCCGTAGCTGGGCTTTATTATTGGGCGGTCATTTCCGCAGGCGTAAAAGGCTAACTCGCCATTGGAGCTGTGGCTCAGCGGCAACTCGTTCAATCTATATGCAAGAGGATATCAGGTAATGAATATGCGGAATATTAAGGGTACATGTGCCATCATTGCCTTAATTATCGTGACAACAGCTTTGATTGCATCTGCAGATGGCGTCAGTTCAGCACATTCCATTACCCTTCCCGCCAGCGTCCATTCCTCTGAGCGGCTCTATAACCTTCCCGGACTCTCCAATGTGGGCCGAGTGGCGCCGGGAGTGCTGCGTGGTGCGCAACCGGGCACGGGGGGCTATGCCACTCTGAAGCGGCTGGGGGTCAAGACCGTGATCGACATGCGGACCTCGGAGAACGAGAAGGCCCAGGTGGAGGCAGCCGGTATGAAGGCGATCGCCATCCCGATCGAGATGACCAGGGATGGCCTGAAGGAGAAGGTGGACCGGGTGGTGGCGCTGATGGCCGACCCGGCCAACCAGCCGGTCTATGTCCACTGCCGTCACGGCCAGGACCGGACCGGCATTGTCGTGGCGGCCTTTCGCATGAAGCAGCAAGGATGGACCCTGGCCGACGCCGAGACCGAGATGGAGGCCTTTGGTTTCAATGACGTCTGGGTCAATTTCAAGAAATTCATCCGCCAGTACGGGGCGCAGGTTATGAAGAAATAAATTCCCGCCAAGGAGTCATGCAATGAAGCGTTTGTTGTTCGCCGTTGTCACAGCGACTTCCCTTTTCCTGACGCTGCCGGCATTCGCTGCCGATGTCTGCAAGGAGCATCTCGCGGCAGTGCATGGTGTCGGCAGCACAGCAGTGGAGAGTTCACTCAGGAAAGAGGTGGAAGAGTTCCGTATCCTGGCGGAACGGGCGCTGACCCTGCGGGCCGAAACCATCAAGGTCGGCACGGCCATCAAGGAAAAGCTGGACAAGGGGAAGCCGCTTTCCGGTGACGACCTGGCCTTGATCAACATCGGCATCAACGAGCATCTGAGCTTGCGCAAAGAGCTCCTGGCAGCAGCTGAAGCCCACGAATGCTGGATGGATGGCTCGGAAAAGGAGCTGGCCAGGCAGGGGATAACGCCGGAGGCCCGCCTGACCGGGGTGATGCTGTCGCTCTCTTCCGCAATGCTGCTCTACGACAATTACCTGCTGGCCATCTCGCTCTTTGAGGGGGACAGCAAGCTGCGCCGCATCCTCAACGAGCGCGACCCCGGCTATGCCGTCACCAGTGCCGCCCTGGCCAAGGTGACTCTCAACTACAACTCCATCTCCAACCGGGCCAGGGTGCGCAAGGCGATCAAGTTCTACGAACGCGAATCGGTACGCTTCCGCAAGACGCTGGACCAGAGCCCGGAGAGCGGCTACCTCAGCCTCCTGATCACCCAGAGCCCCTCGTATTCCATGGTCAAGAAATGGTCCCCGTTCTACGTGGTCGGCCGCAAGCTGGGCTTTCTGACCGGCATCACCACCGATACCCTGACCGGCATGGAACGGGAAGGGATAAGCCTGTTCAGCATGGTGTTCGGCAATGCCGTGGGGCTGGTGGAAACCCGCAAGGGGAAACTCTATAAGAAGAGCGACGTTCTGGCCGATGTGAGCAGCAGCCTGCGGTCCGGCGATATCCTGCTGGAAAAGACCCCGTTTCGCCTGACCGACAAGCTTATCCCCGGCTACTGGGGGCATGCGGCGGTCTGGATCGGGACAGAGGCAGAGCTGAAGGAGCTGGGCATCTGGGACAACCCGCTCGTGGCACGCTATCGCGAAGCGATCCGCGAGGGGCGGCTGGTGGTGGAGGCGTTGCGCTCCGGGGTCGAGATGAATACCCTGCAGCACTTCCTCAACATAGACAGCATCGGGGTGCTGCGTAAACCGGATCAGAGCCGCGAAGCGCGCGCCAACACGATAATCCAGGCATTGCGGCAGGTGGGCAAGCCATACGATTTCAATTTCGATGTCGAATCAAAGGGGCGGGTCTACTGCTCCAAGCTGGTCTATCTGACCTACAGCGGCGTCGATTGGCCAACCAAGAAGTCGCTGGGGCGCACCACCTTCACCCCGGACGACGTGGCGATCAAGGCCGCCAACGACAAGACCCTGCAGCTGGTCACCTTCTACCATGACGGCAAACGTATTAATGATGCGCCGACTATGTATATGGCTCAGTTGATGGGAGTGACCAGCAGGAAATAGTGTCGGCTCCGTGAATTGCACTTGATGAGCCGTGGAGGATCTATGCTGAACATGCTGATGCTCTCCTTGCTTCTGTTGCTGGCAGCCTGCCCTGCGAGTGCAGATGCACAGACCATCATCTCCGACTCTGCCTTCCAGCAGCGCGTGACCGGAGACATACAGGATTTCACCATACTGCGCACCAACCTGCAGCGGGCAGTCGAATTCGCTCGCTCCCGACCGGACCTGTTCAACCCGGACAAGGCGCACAGAAAAGAGCTGCTGCCGCGTCAGGAGAAAATGGCCATCTGGAGCACCTGGAGCGGAGTTCTGAACAGCCTGGCCGGCCTGGACGGTATTCGCCGTGAGCACCGGAAATTCGACCTGTTTCAGGGTCGGCAACGTAAGAGCGCTTCCTTTGCTGTTGCCAACGCTTCTTTCCTTGCCAGCTACCGTTATGCCCTGGAGTTCATTGCCCTGGCAGACAAAAATCCCGACCTGGATACCATTCTCAACGAAGCAGTGCCGGAACTGGGTATTCCGGCCCGCACCTTTGACCGATTCAAGTTCCGCTTTCTGAACGTGGCCATTGCCAGCGAATTTGCCGCACTGCAGGTGATCGCGAAGACTTATGCCAACGGTCCGCCGGATTTGGGTAAAGCCATCGACGAGGACAGCCGGGTGATCTGGGCAATGGGCAAGGGGAAAGGGCACGAGTTGACCCTGAAAAATGCCTTGGCAGTGGTGCAGAAAACCGGTTTTGCCGCCTGGTTCCCGCTGCAGAAAGGGGTTTCCACATGGATGGGGGACACCAAGGTTGTCCGGCCCCACAGCCACCTGATTTCGGCTGGCCAGATCGAAGCCATGGGCAAGCGCCTTCAGCCGGGAGACATCATCTTCGAGCGCCATGAATGGTACCTTTCCAACCTGGGGCTGCCCGGTTTCTGGACGCATGTGGCGCTCTTTGTCGGCACAGCCGAGGAGCGTCGAGCCTTTTTCAACGACCAGGACGTGGGCGAGTGGGTCAAGGGGCAAGGGATCAGCAGCGGCGACTTCGAAAGCCTGCTGCGGCAGCGCTATCCGAGTGCCTACGCCAACAGCATGGTCATTAAGGAGGAAACGCACCCGGCTCGCATCCTGGAGGCTATCTCGGAAGGCGTTTCGTTTACGTCGCTTGAGTATACCGGCGCCTCCGACTCCATCGCCGTGATCCGGCCACGACTCTCCAAGCGGGACAAGGCCCTGGCCATCCTGCGTGCCTTCCACTACAGCGGCCGTCCCTATGATTTCAACTTCGATTTCCAGACCGACTCTGCCTTGGTCTGCTCTGAGCTGATCTTCAAGGCATATGAACCGGGCGGCGGCATGGAAGGGCTTCGGTTCCCGGTTGTCGAGGTGATGGGGCGCAAGGTCAGCACCCCCAACGGCATGGTCAGGCAATTTGACGAACAGGCCGGCAACAGCACTGCACAGGCCGATTACGTGCTGTTCCTGGATGGATATGAAAAGGAGAAGCGGGCGGTAGAATCCACGCCGGAGCAGTTTCGCGCCAGCTGGCAGCGTCCCAACTGGCACATCCTGATCCAGGATGCCCCGGTGGAGGCGAAGAAATTATGACGGTTTCTGAAAAGGCGCAGAAAATCGCCATCCTCAGTGTTTCGGCCGGGGCCGGGCATGTGCGGGCGGCTCAGGCGCTGCAGGCTGCCACAGAGAGGTGGTACCCCGGCGTGGAGGCCGTCCATCTGGATCTGATGGAGCTGGTGCCGAGACTATTCAAGACCCTCTACGCAGAAACCTTCATCAAGGTTATTGAGCACCATCCCGCTTTTTGGGGGTATCTCTACGATAAGACCGACCATGAGCGGGTCGATTCGGCCATGAGTCGCCTGCGGTCAGCCATTGAGCGGCTCAATACCCAGAAGTTCAAGAAAGTGCTGGCCGAAATCGACCCGGATCATGTGATATGCACCCATTTTCTGCCGGTTCAGCTCCTGGCGCGCAAGATCAGGAAGGGGAGCTTTCATAGGCCGGTATGGGTACAGGTGACCGACTTTGACGTGCATGCGCTCTGGATCCATGAGCATCTGAATGGCTACTTCGCGGCCCACGATGAGGTGGCGTGGCGCATGGTCGAGCGCGGCATTCCCGCGGAAACGGTGCACGTGACCGGTATTCCGATCATGCCGGTCTTCGGCGAAGAGCGGCATCGCGCCGTCTGCGCAGCTGAGTTTGGCCTCGATCCGGCAAAAACGACTCTGCTGATGATGTCGGGCGGAGCCGGAGTCGGTGGGATAGAGCTGCTGGCGGAACGACTACTGCGGCTGGATGGAGATTTCCAGCTGGTGGCTCTGGCCGGGAAGAACGAAAAGCTGCTGGCAGATCTGCAAAAACTGGCGGAGCGTCATCCGGGACGACTTTTTCCCATGGGTTTTACCCGGGTCATTGAGCGGATCATGGCGGCGAGCGACCTGGCCATCACCAAGCCGGGCGGGCTGACTACCTCCGAATGCCTTGCCGTGGGGCTTCCCATGGTTGTGGTGTCGCCGATACCGGGCCAGGAAGAGAGGAACGCGGATTTCCTGCTCGAAAACGGCGCGGCGGTGAAGGCATGCGATGCCGGGGCGCTGGCGTGGCGGGTGGAGATGCTGCTGCATGATCGTGAGCGGTTGATGATGATGCGTCAGAATGCGCTCCGACTGGGCCGACCTGAAGCCGGGCGTGACGTGCTTGCGACGGTACTGGCCGAGGGGCATCGGCCTGAAGCCACTGTGCACGTGTCAGATGCGAATTGATAAGCATGGCGAATATTTCGAGCAGCTAAGGGTAATCTTCTTCACGGTCGGTCAGTTGGTTCCGGTGAAAATCGGGAATGATTCGGCGCCTTGTGAAACTGTTTTGACAATCTGTCCCTCACCGATAATGCCGACGACGCTGTCGGTTGAACCCGTTTCATCTTCTACCACCAAGGCTGCAGAAGCGCTTGCCAAACGCATTCGAACGATAATGCTGTAAAATTGGACGTCTTTTCCCACGATGATGAAGCTGAGAGACGGCACGGTTTCCACCGGTTCCACGCCGATCTGCACGGCTGCCGATTCCAGGGCCGCTTCTCGTGATAAAAGGCCAGTCACTTGTTTCATTTTTGAGATGAGAAACCACCGGGTCTCCGGTTCGTTCTTAACAATCTCTGCCAGTTCGCCGATTGTGAGAGTTGACGGTACTCTGGTGAACCGCCTATCCATAATTTCTTCTGCTCTTCTGAGGTTTTGAATTGTGGAATGAAGTGCCTCCGGCATGAAATGACCGCGGCGTGCAAGCTTCATGGTGTAAATGCTCTCTCGGCACAGGAGTTTCCGGACGCCGAAACAGATGGCAACGGTGATCGTTACGGGGATTACCACGCTGTAGTCCAGGGTCATTTCCTGGATCATGACGATTGCGGTCAGAGCGGCCCCAGTCGCTCCTCCCACGAGTCCGGCCATTCCTGCCAAGGCGAATGCGGGAGGGCTGATGCCGAGCCCTGGGAAAAAGTGATTGAGAACTATTCCGTAGGCCCCACCAAAAGACGCGCCGATAAAGAGAGAAGGGGAGAATATGCCTCCGGACCCCCCTGACCCAATCGTCAGCGCTGTAGCCACCAGCTTCATTACCAACAGAAGCAGAAGAAAGCCCGCTCCATGAAGGGTCATGGAGAGAATGTCCTGGATCGCTGCGTAACCCACACCTTCAATATAATAGTGCCCCGAGTATCGCTGAAGCATCATGAACATGATCCCGACCATGAACATACCTGAAATGTGACGCAAATAATCATTGCCGGGGAAGTGGTTTTCAAAGAGATCCTCAAAGCCATAAACAGCCTTGATATAGACGGTGGAAACAATGCCGAGGGCGATCCCCAGTCCGACATATGCGAAAAGTACCACGGGTTTATCGAGGTGGAAGAAGGGGGATTCGAGGGAGGGAATCCTGAATGCGGGATAGGTGCCGAAAAAGAGCTGTCCGATATAGGTGGCCGTGGCGGTGGCAATGATTACAGGGACAAGGGTTCTTACGCTTACTTCATAGAGTAGGATTTCAGTTGCAAAGAGTAATCCGCCCAGAGGGGTATTGAACGTTGCGGCAAT
Coding sequences within:
- a CDS encoding protein-tyrosine-phosphatase, whose amino-acid sequence is MNMRNIKGTCAIIALIIVTTALIASADGVSSAHSITLPASVHSSERLYNLPGLSNVGRVAPGVLRGAQPGTGGYATLKRLGVKTVIDMRTSENEKAQVEAAGMKAIAIPIEMTRDGLKEKVDRVVALMADPANQPVYVHCRHGQDRTGIVVAAFRMKQQGWTLADAETEMEAFGFNDVWVNFKKFIRQYGAQVMKK
- a CDS encoding Poxvirus G6 produces the protein MKRLLFAVVTATSLFLTLPAFAADVCKEHLAAVHGVGSTAVESSLRKEVEEFRILAERALTLRAETIKVGTAIKEKLDKGKPLSGDDLALINIGINEHLSLRKELLAAAEAHECWMDGSEKELARQGITPEARLTGVMLSLSSAMLLYDNYLLAISLFEGDSKLRRILNERDPGYAVTSAALAKVTLNYNSISNRARVRKAIKFYERESVRFRKTLDQSPESGYLSLLITQSPSYSMVKKWSPFYVVGRKLGFLTGITTDTLTGMEREGISLFSMVFGNAVGLVETRKGKLYKKSDVLADVSSSLRSGDILLEKTPFRLTDKLIPGYWGHAAVWIGTEAELKELGIWDNPLVARYREAIREGRLVVEALRSGVEMNTLQHFLNIDSIGVLRKPDQSREARANTIIQALRQVGKPYDFNFDVESKGRVYCSKLVYLTYSGVDWPTKKSLGRTTFTPDDVAIKAANDKTLQLVTFYHDGKRINDAPTMYMAQLMGVTSRK
- a CDS encoding glycosyltransferase, whose translation is MTVSEKAQKIAILSVSAGAGHVRAAQALQAATERWYPGVEAVHLDLMELVPRLFKTLYAETFIKVIEHHPAFWGYLYDKTDHERVDSAMSRLRSAIERLNTQKFKKVLAEIDPDHVICTHFLPVQLLARKIRKGSFHRPVWVQVTDFDVHALWIHEHLNGYFAAHDEVAWRMVERGIPAETVHVTGIPIMPVFGEERHRAVCAAEFGLDPAKTTLLMMSGGAGVGGIELLAERLLRLDGDFQLVALAGKNEKLLADLQKLAERHPGRLFPMGFTRVIERIMAASDLAITKPGGLTTSECLAVGLPMVVVSPIPGQEERNADFLLENGAAVKACDAGALAWRVEMLLHDRERLMMMRQNALRLGRPEAGRDVLATVLAEGHRPEATVHVSDAN
- a CDS encoding chloride channel protein; translated protein: MTEHAEKKEYGPFVLALLSCITGIIAGCGAYLFRALIALFHNLFFNGMLSFAYDANVHTAPSPWGVFIVLVPVVGAVCVVYLVKNYAPEAKGHGVPEVMDAIYYNNGVIRPTVAVVKSLASALSIGSGGSVGREGPIAQIGSAFGSTLGQLMRMSPWQCNVLIASGAGGGIAATFNTPLGGLLFATEILLYEVSVRTLVPVIIATATATYIGQLFFGTYPAFRIPSLESPFFHLDKPVVLFAYVGLGIALGIVSTVYIKAVYGFEDLFENHFPGNDYLRHISGMFMVGIMFMMLQRYSGHYYIEGVGYAAIQDILSMTLHGAGFLLLLLVMKLVATALTIGSGGSGGIFSPSLFIGASFGGAYGIVLNHFFPGLGISPPAFALAGMAGLVGGATGAALTAIVMIQEMTLDYSVVIPVTITVAICFGVRKLLCRESIYTMKLARRGHFMPEALHSTIQNLRRAEEIMDRRFTRVPSTLTIGELAEIVKNEPETRWFLISKMKQVTGLLSREAALESAAVQIGVEPVETVPSLSFIIVGKDVQFYSIIVRMRLASASAALVVEDETGSTDSVVGIIGEGQIVKTVSQGAESFPIFTGTN